The following coding sequences lie in one Musa acuminata AAA Group cultivar baxijiao chromosome BXJ1-8, Cavendish_Baxijiao_AAA, whole genome shotgun sequence genomic window:
- the LOC135588844 gene encoding ubiquitin carboxyl-terminal hydrolase 14-like, protein MFPSPMELLRSHLSRVRIPEPTNRIYKSECCISFDTPRSEGGLYVDLSSFLAFGKEYVGWNYEKTGNPVYLRIQQRPKPVPEDRPLKKPTLLAIGVDGGFDYQETDYEETHNIVILPDYVSLPFPSVELPEKVRLAVDAILIAEGAERKEQLAAWTAEKKKVSAYVMNLQQINSGVVVPPSGWKCCKCDKTDNLWLNLTDGMIFCGRRNWDGSGGNNHAIEHYNETKYPLAVKLGTITADLVGADVFSYPEDDTVEDPLLAQHLAFFGIDFSSLQKTEMTTAERELDQNTNFDWNRIQESGQEVEPLFGPGYTGLVNLGNSCYMASTIQVVFTTRAFISRYYEHQSLKMAFAMATSDPTLDLNMQLTKLAHGLLSGKYSVPIQEKQEGVPPHMFKTVIAANHPEFSSMRQQDALEFFLHFLDQVERVNSGKPELDPSRSFKFIIEERLQCPSGKVAYNKRSDYILSLSIPLHEATNKEQLEAFHKMKAERKLEAKDIDRDEIVRPRVPLEACLASFSAPEEVHDFYSTSLNAKTTAIKTANFATFPDYLVLHMRKFVMEEGWVPKKLDVYIDVPDVIDITHMRGKGLQPGEELLPETGPDGDVEHTHLVASEDIVSKLAAMGFNYLHCQKAAINTANAGVEEAMTWLLSHMNDPDIDDPISHRSDAMELQFVDETSVETLISFGFQEDVARKALKASGGDIEKATDWIFSHPEASASADTDATSSGMQAGDPGVPDGIGRYKLMALVSHIGTSTHCGHYVAHVHKDGRWVIFNDSKVGASVDPPKDMGYLYFYERIDG, encoded by the exons ATGTTCCCCTCTCCAATGGAGCTCCTCCGCTCCCACCTCTCCAGGGTTCGCATCCCCGAGCCCACCAACCGGATCTACAAGAGCGAGTGCTGCATCTCCTTCGACACCCCG AGGTCTGAGGGCGGCCTGTACGTGGATCTAAGCTCGTTTCTTGCGTTCGGGAAGGAGTATGTGGGATGGAACTATGAGAAGACTGGGAATCCCGTCTACCTTCGCATACAGCAGAGGCCGAAGCCTGTACCGGAGGACCGACCTCTCAAGAAGCCCACCCTTCTCGCCATTG GAGTGGATGGAGGATTTGATTATCAAGAAACCGACTACGAAGAAACTCACAACATTGTTATATTACCTGATTATGTGTCTCTTCCATTTCCATCTGTTGAATTGCCAGAAAAG GTTAGGTTGGCTGTTGATGCCATTTTGATAGCTGAAGGTGCCGAACGCAAAGAGCAATTAGCAGCTTGGACTGCAGAGAAGAAGAAAGTGAGTGCCTATGTGATGAATTTGCAACAGATTAACAGTGGTGTTGTTGTGCCCCCATCTGGTTGGAAATGCTGCAAATGTGACAAGACTGATAATCTTTGGCTGAACCTAACTGATGGAATGATATTTTGTGGTCGGAGAAATTGGGATGGAAGTGGTGGCAATAATCATGCTATTGAACATTACAATGAGACAAAGTATCCTCTAGCCGTGAAACTTGGTACCATAACTGCTGATTTGGTAGGTGCAG ATGTTTTTTCTTACCCCGAGGATGATACTGTTGAGGATCCCTTGTTAGCTCAACACTTGGCCTTTTTTGGTATCGATTTCTCATCATTGCAAAAG ACTGAAATGACTACAGCTGAGAGGGAACTTGACCAAAACACAAATTTTGACTGGAACCGTATTCAGGAAAGTGGGCAGGAAGTGGAACCCTTATTTGGACCAGGCTATACTGGTCTTGTAAATCTTGGAAATAG CTGCTATATGGCATCGACAATACAAGTAGTTTTCACAACTCGTGCTTTTATCTCTAG ATATTATGAACATCAAAGTTTGAAGATGGCATTTGCAATGGCTACTTCTGATCCAACATTGGACTTGAatatgcagtt GACGAAACTGGCGCATGGTTTGCTGTCTGGTAAATATTCTGTGCCGATCCAAGAG AAGCAAGAAGGTGTTCCCCCTCACATGTTTAaaacagttattgctgccaaccaTCCTGAGTTTTCAAGTATGAGGCAACAG GATGCTTTGGAGTTTTTTCTGCATTTTCTTGACCAAGTTGAACGGGTCAATTCTGGTAAACCTGAATTGGATCCTTCAAGGAGTTTTAAGTTTATAATTGAAGAACGTCTTCAGTGTCCCTCTGGGAAAGTTGCTTATAATAAAAGATCAGATTACATTCTCTCTTTGAGTATACCACTTCATGAAGCTACTAACAAAG AACAGCTTGAAGCCTTTCACAAGATGAAAGCCGAAAGAAAATTAGAAGCGAAGGACAT AGATAGGGATGAAATTGTACGACCAAGAGTTCCGTTGGAAGCATGCCTAGCTAGTTTTTCAGCTCCTGAGGAGGTCCATGACTTCTATAGCACTTCACTAAATGCAAAGACAACAGCAATCAA GACTGCCAATTTTGCTACTTTCCCTGACTACCTTGTATTGCACATGAGGAAGTTTGTGATGGAAGAAGGATGGGTGCCAAAGAAACTAG ATGTTTATATTGATGTTCCTGATGTAATTGACATCACACACATGCGTGGCAAGGGTTTGCAGCCAGGAGAAGAACTACTACCAGAAACAG GTCCTGATGGTGATGTTGAACACACCCATTTAGTTGCCAGTGAGGACATTGTTTCTAAGCTCGCAGCCATGGGTTTTAATTATCTGCATTGTCAGAAGGCTGCTATAAACACTGCAAATGCTGGAGTTGAGGAAGCAATGACTTGGTTGCTATCTCACATGAATGATCCAG ATATAGATGATCCTATTTCCCATAGATCAGATGCTATGGAACTTCAATTTGTTGATGAAACAAGTGTTGAAACTTTGATTTCATTTGGGTTTCAAGAAGATGTTGCTAGAAAAGCACTGAAAGCTTCA GGTGGGGACATAGAGAAGGCTACAGATTGGATATTTAGCCACCCCGAGGCATCTGCCTCAGCAGATACAGATGCAACCTCAAGTGGCATGCAGGCTGGAGATCCTGGAGTACCAGATGGAATTGGCA GATACAAGCTTATGGCATTAGTTAGCCACATTGGGACCTCTACCCACTGTGGGCATTATGTGGCCCATGTGCATAAAGATGGAAGATGGGTGATATTTAATGACAGCAAAGTCGGGGCTTCAGTTGATCCACCAAAAGACATGGGATACTTGTACTTCTACGAGAGAATAGATGGCTAA
- the LOC135589258 gene encoding NDR1/HIN1-like protein 1: MSAKDCGNHGHCQRRKLYRRLFATVLTFIIVVLIVILVVWLVLRPSKPKFYLKDTSIFQLNLTAGSNLLTTVMQVTLDSRNLNDRVGIYYDKLDAFAAYKGQRITASTALPTGYQGHDDVVVWSPYLYGAAVAVAPYLAFSLIQDREAGLLLVYIKAEGRLRWKVGTWVSSHYHLQVNCPAFLAIDNGKGSGSAPSFHLQQISSCSVDV, encoded by the coding sequence ATGTCGGCGAAGGACTGTGGCAACCATGGACACTGCCAGCGGCGCAAGCTGTACCGACGCCTCTTCGCTACCGTCCTCACCTTCATCATCGTTGTCCTCATCGTCATCCTCGTCGTCTGGCTCGTCCTCCGCCCCTCCAAGCCCAAGTTCTACCTCAAGGACACCTCCATCTTCCAGCTCAACCTCACCGCAGGCTCCAACCTCCTCACCACCGTCATGCAGGTCACGCTCGACTCCCGTAACCTCAACGACCGCGTCGGCATATACTACGACAAGCTCGACGCCTTTGCAGCCTACAAGGGACAGCGGATCACCGCCTCCACGGCGCTCCCCACCGGCTACCAGGGCCACGACGATGTTGTCGTGTGGTCGCCCTACCTGTACGGCGCCGCCGTCGCCGTGGCGCCGTACCTCGCCTTCTCCCTCATCCAAGACCGCGAGGCGGGGCTCCTTCTGGTCTATATCAAGGCGGAGGGGCGTCTCCGGTGGAAGGTCGGGACATGGGTCTCCAGTCACTACCACCTGCAGGTTAACTGCCCGGCTTTCCTTGCGATCGACAACGGGAAAGGCAGCGGCAGCGCCCCGTCGTTCCACTTGCAGCAGATTTCGTCATGTAGCGTTGACGTCTGA